The following are from one region of the Magallana gigas chromosome 4, xbMagGiga1.1, whole genome shotgun sequence genome:
- the LOC105335452 gene encoding golgin subfamily A member 6-like protein 22 isoform X13 translates to MNYGLLNFKAQSGKPGIFFTNEQSRKTAKKEHSLRVKSAPSHSVVDYKTRKQPFELRHHPKNYDRVEPEVDNVLKPLPDDKQQEPEKPKKPVKNFIQKNREKIVRGKKGKDDDKNGTVTLTQDQLNAILASVGKVATGEEDELKISFDSKHHEVLIESPRRKDYDDETEKHHRDRSEKENGHSKSRKDRRKKEDDSIYALMGGDSTNRSKKDRKKEEDGKSRWREMVKEETEKLQTTKKRESRRRSPSYSPPRSRDGSRDRRRSGSRDRRERSRDRRHDRRSPSYERNGSRSRDRRRRSHSDDRRDSRSRERRHHRDSHSRERRSSREKSRDDSADRSRHRSHRRSPSPPTRQEDKISSTSVATGASTRPPTNMTLAEKKKLQWDRERAESQVGYTPWGRPGAGAPLRSKSGKLAADYRARQVVNKENYPDTINEELDTINQNSSQNASEATKTRRERKESQREEIQRNEQLAPSQSNRNVPAAMRSSFVFGQIAPDSDRFENTKEQERQQWLKDLERQREEKREQQIKDYENTLKGTNTWADKFSNDYRPARLPEQPPESVRRDDVGGGVEAARISSAPVNVGQSQDDDDEDKTYIRGQNVYMDPVTKKELEDKRLRQLEHQKAVMEQVQEKQRQKQLERERKMAEDAEEERKLQAERDRLQRQFEVDQSKLKVREMKRQEEVERLKAAMDEAHEKAMREKYSRKMQHLEQGGHDTTQLKAHLAAVLGGESTEREAPTNRQGHETLRNTQSIAKITPRGGEFRDPRGDPTHIVPSQVPGLDLELSPRLLGPPTAQYTQKDSYHEPHYTENRVLTPNKYRHHGHTAEFGTQTGMKVGDEVDTDRDEGPGVPIETKREVTDAGIMYKFVNNKRVRVKSAPKEELQKNREPPENPKKRKAEKNKGKKLWNYQNKALKKPVKQSERDPLYEKKKEESRIRRQHREQQLREMVEKNRDIIPTERHTRTPGHSRDHSPVSDGGRTPRSTMKEYSAYSVRRAKSHSPDRSESRTATRTIERAESPINRKSPVSHHSISPAPSGRRSPPIPALRYRGSDRNSNYLPIDYDPVGLGTRIVSKYNDTDPLEIPVGNSQFVAYHRTVDILDPAKATSPMPLSREATQVANARKAYIKGMKPGNYGNRVDNYQDRMRMPNEQRRKDPILDPSLVTDHPTQRQDAILQQLSTMRENLMQRQRELETFSPTDLE, encoded by the exons ATGAATTACGG gTTGTTAAACTTCAAGGCTCAAAGCGGCAAACctggaatattttttacaaatg AACAATCTAGGAAAACAGCTAAGAAG GAACATTCTTTGCGAGTGAAGTCAGCACCCAGTCATTCAGTT GTTGATTATAAAACAAGGAAACAGCCATTTGAACTGCGCCACCATCCCAAGAATTATGACCGAGTAGAACCAGAAGTGGACAACGTCCTCAAACCTCTCCCTGACGATAAACAACAGGAACCGGAGAAGCCGAAAAAGCCCGTCAAAAACTTCATTCAGAAGAACCGAGAAAAAATCGTCAGAGGCAAGAAGGGAAAGGACGATGATAAGAATGGGACAGTGACCTTGACCCAGGATCAGCTCAATGCCATCTTGGCGTCAGTCGGGAAGGTTGCGACAGGGGAGGAGGACGAACTGAAGATATCTTTTG attCAAAGCATCATGAAGTGTTGATAGAATCGCCAAGGAGGAAGGATTATGACGACGAAACAGAAAAACACCACAGAGATCGCTCAGAGAAAGAAAACGGTCATTCCAAGTCCCGCAAAGACCGCCGAAAGAAGGAGGATGACAGTATTTATGCTCTGATGGGAGGAGATTCAACCAATAGATCCAAGAAAGACAG GAAAAAGGAGGAGGATGGAAAATCAAGATGGAGAGAAATGGTGAAGGAAGAAACAGAGAAGTTACAGACAACAAAGAAAAGGGAAAGCAGACGCCGTAGTCCAAGCTACTCCCCTCCCAGATCTAGGGATGGTTCCCGAGATAGAAGGCGTAGTGGATCTCGAGATCGAAGAGAAAGGTCAAGGGACAGACGACATGACAGGAGATCTCCATCTTATGAAAGAAATGGGTCAAGGTCAAGAGACAGACGACGTAGGTCACACTCTGATGATCGCAGGGATTCACGCTCAAGGGAGAGGAGACATCATAGGGACTCGCACTCGAGAGAGAGGAGAAGCTCAAGGGAGAAGTCTCGAGATGACTCGGCTGACAGGTCAAGACACAGGTCACACAGAAGGTCACCTTCTCCGCCGACTCGACAGGAAGACAAGATCAGCAGTACCAGCGTCGCAACAGGTGCTAGCACACGGCCGCCAACTAATATGACACTAGCAGAGAAAAAGAAGCTGCAGTGGGATAGAGAAAGAG CTGAGTCACAGGTAGGATACACTCCGTGGGGAAGGCCCGGTGCAGGAGCACCCCTGAGGTCAAAGTCCGGGAAACTAGCAGCGGACTACAGAGCTAGACAG GTGGTCAACAAG GAAAATTATCCAGATACAATTAATGAAGAATTGGACACCATCAATCAAAATAGTTCCCAGAATGCATCTGAGGCCACCAAAACAAGACGGGAGAGAAAAGAGAGTCAGAGGGAGGAGATCCAGAGGAATGAACAGCTCGCTCCAAGTCAGTCCAATCGTAATGTCCCAGCAGCCATGAGAAGTTCTTTCGTTTTCGGG CAAATTGCTCCAGATTCTGATAGATTTGAGAATACTAAAGAACAGGAGCGCCAACAATGGCTGAAAGATCTTG AAAGGCAAAGAGAGGAAAAGCGTGAACAACAGATCAAAGACTACGAGAACACGTTGAAGGGGACCAACACCTGGGCGGACAAGTTCAGCAATGATTACAGACCTGCCCGGCTACCCGAGCAGCCCCCAGAGTCCGTCCGCCGGGATGATGTGGGGGGCGGGGTGGAGGCGGCCCGTATCAGCAGTGCCCCGGTCAATGTGGGACAGTCACAGGACGACGACGACGAAGACAA AACTTACATCCGCGGCCAGAATGTTTACATGGATCCAGTCACAAAGAAAGAGTTGGAGGACAAGAGACTGAGGCAGTTAGAGCATCAG AAAGCTGTAATGGAGCAGGTTCAAGAGaaacaaagacaaaaacaaCTGGAGCGTGAACGCAAGATGGCAGAGGATGCTGAGGAGGAGCGCAAGCTTCAGGCGGAGCGTGACCGCCTCCAGAGACAGTTTGAAGTGGACCAGAGCAAGCTCAAAGTCAGAGAG ATGAAGAGACAGGAAGAGGTAGAGAGGCTGAAGGCGGCCATGGATGAGGCGCATGAGAAGGCCATGAGGGAGAAATACTCACGCAAAATGCAGCACCTGGAGCAGGGCGGCCATGACACCACCCAACTGAAGGCCCACCTGGCAG CTGTTCTGGGTGGAGAATCTACAGAGAGAG AGGCTCCAACAAATCGGCAAGGTCATGAGACACTACGGAATACACAATCTATAG CAAAAATCACTCCAAGAGGGGGCGAATTTAGAGACCCAAGAGGAGACCCGACCCATATCGTACCCTCTCAGGTCCCCGGCTTAGACCTAGAGTTGTCCCCCCGCCTGTTGGGACCCCCAACGGCTCAGTATACACAGAAGGACTCGTACCATGAACCTCACTACACAGAGAACCGGGTGCTGACCCCCAACAAGTACAGGCACCACGGCCACACTGCAGAGTTCGGCACTCAAACTGGTATGAAAGTTGGTGATGAGGTGGACACTGACAGAGATG AGGGGCCTGGGGTTCCCATAGAAACCAAGAGGGAGGTCACAGACGCGGGCATAATGTACAAGTTTGTAAACAACAAAAGAGTCAGAGTCAAGAGTGCTCCCAAAGAGGAGCTACAGAAAAACCGGGAACCGCCGGAAAATCCAAAGAAGAGAAAGGCCGAGAAAAACAAAGGGAAGAAACTCTGGAACTACCAGAACAAGGCACTGAAAAAGCCCGTAAAGCAGTCGGAGAGAGACCCACTGTATGAGAAGAAGAAAGAGGAGAGTAGGATTCGTCGACAACATCGGGAACAGCAACTAAGGGAAATGGTGGAGAAAAATCGGGACATTATACCCACGGAGAGGCACACCAGGACCCCGGGACACTCCCGAGATCACTCCCCCGTGTCTGATGGAGGCCGCACACCACGGAGCACAATGAAAGAATACAGTGCTTACAGTGTGAGGAGGGCCAAGTCCCACTCACCCGACAGGAGTGAATCTAGAACAGCCACTAGAACAATCGAAAGGGCAGAGTCCCCCATAAACAGGAAGTCCCCTGTCAGCCATCATTCAATCTCCCCTGCACCCTCAGGGAGAAGATCTCCGCCTATTCCCGCACTGAGGTATAGGGGCTCTGACAGGAATTCCAACTATTTGCCCATAGACTATGATCCAGTGGGATTGGGAACTAGAATAGTGAGCAAGTATAACGATACTGATCCACTAGAAATCCCAGTGGGTAACAGTCAGTTTGTGGCATATCACAGAACGGTCGATATTCTGGACCCTGCAAAGGCCACCTCTCCCATGCCTCTCTCTCGAGAGGCAACCCAAGTGGCCAATGCAAGAAAAGCTTACATCAAGGGCATGAAGCCTGGTAACTATGGCAACAGGGTAGACAACTACCAGGACAGGATGAGGATGCCTAACGAACAGAGGCGAAAA GACCCCATCCTGGATCCCTCACTAGTCACAGATCATCCAACCCAGAGGCAGGATGCCATTTTACAACAACTCTCAACAATGAGGGAG aaCTTAATGCAGAGACAGCGAGAACTCGAGACCTTCTCCCCTACAGATCTGGAATAG
- the LOC105335452 gene encoding zinc finger CCCH domain-containing protein 13 isoform X11 codes for MNYGLLNFKAQSGKPGIFFTNEQSRKTAKKEHSLRVKSAPSHSVVDYKTRKQPFELRHHPKNYDRVEPEVDNVLKPLPDDKQQEPEKPKKPVKNFIQKNREKIVRGKKGKDDDKNGTVTLTQDQLNAILASVGKVATGEEDELKISFDSKHHEVLIESPRRKDYDDETEKHHRDRSEKENGHSKSRKDRRKKEDDSIYALMGGDSTNRSKKDRDRRSDHDQSEERNHRRNKKTREDSEDRDHSRERKKEEDGKSRWREMVKEETEKLQTTKKRESRRRSPSYSPPRSRDGSRDRRRSGSRDRRERSRDRRHDRRSPSYERNGSRSRDRRRRSHSDDRRDSRSRERRHHRDSHSRERRSSREKSRDDSADRSRHRSHRRSPSPPTRQEDKISSTSVATGASTRPPTNMTLAEKKKLQWDRERAESQVGYTPWGRPGAGAPLRSKSGKLAADYRARQVVNKENYPDTINEELDTINQNSSQNASEATKTRRERKESQREEIQRNEQLAPSQSNRNVPAAMRSSFVFGQIAPDSDRFENTKEQERQQWLKDLERQREEKREQQIKDYENTLKGTNTWADKFSNDYRPARLPEQPPESVRRDDVGGGVEAARISSAPVNVGQSQDDDDEDKTYIRGQNVYMDPVTKKELEDKRLRQLEHQKAVMEQVQEKQRQKQLERERKMAEDAEEERKLQAERDRLQRQFEVDQSKLKVREMKRQEEVERLKAAMDEAHEKAMREKYSRKMQHLEQGGHDTTQLKAHLAAVLGGESTEREAPTNRQGHETLRNTQSIAKITPRGGEFRDPRGDPTHIVPSQVPGLDLELSPRLLGPPTAQYTQKDSYHEPHYTENRVLTPNKYRHHGHTAEFGTQTGMKVGDEVDTDRDEGPGVPIETKREVTDAGIMYKFVNNKRVRVKSAPKEELQKNREPPENPKKRKAEKNKGKKLWNYQNKALKKPVKQSERDPLYEKKKEESRIRRQHREQQLREMVEKNRDIIPTERHTRTPGHSRDHSPVSDGGRTPRSTMKEYSAYSVRRAKSHSPDRSESRTATRTIERAESPINRKSPVSHHSISPAPSGRRSPPIPALRYRGSDRNSNYLPIDYDPVGLGTRIVSKYNDTDPLEIPVGNSQFVAYHRTVDILDPAKATSPMPLSREATQVANARKAYIKGMKPGNYGNRVDNYQDRMRMPNEQRRKDPILDPSLVTDHPTQRQDAILQQLSTMRENLMQRQRELETFSPTDLE; via the exons ATGAATTACGG gTTGTTAAACTTCAAGGCTCAAAGCGGCAAACctggaatattttttacaaatg AACAATCTAGGAAAACAGCTAAGAAG GAACATTCTTTGCGAGTGAAGTCAGCACCCAGTCATTCAGTT GTTGATTATAAAACAAGGAAACAGCCATTTGAACTGCGCCACCATCCCAAGAATTATGACCGAGTAGAACCAGAAGTGGACAACGTCCTCAAACCTCTCCCTGACGATAAACAACAGGAACCGGAGAAGCCGAAAAAGCCCGTCAAAAACTTCATTCAGAAGAACCGAGAAAAAATCGTCAGAGGCAAGAAGGGAAAGGACGATGATAAGAATGGGACAGTGACCTTGACCCAGGATCAGCTCAATGCCATCTTGGCGTCAGTCGGGAAGGTTGCGACAGGGGAGGAGGACGAACTGAAGATATCTTTTG attCAAAGCATCATGAAGTGTTGATAGAATCGCCAAGGAGGAAGGATTATGACGACGAAACAGAAAAACACCACAGAGATCGCTCAGAGAAAGAAAACGGTCATTCCAAGTCCCGCAAAGACCGCCGAAAGAAGGAGGATGACAGTATTTATGCTCTGATGGGAGGAGATTCAACCAATAGATCCAAGAAAGACAG AGATAGAAGAAGTGATCACGACCAATCAGAGGAAAGAAATCATCGACGAAACAAAAAAACAAGGGAAGACTCCGAGGACAGGGACCACTCTCGAGAAAG GAAAAAGGAGGAGGATGGAAAATCAAGATGGAGAGAAATGGTGAAGGAAGAAACAGAGAAGTTACAGACAACAAAGAAAAGGGAAAGCAGACGCCGTAGTCCAAGCTACTCCCCTCCCAGATCTAGGGATGGTTCCCGAGATAGAAGGCGTAGTGGATCTCGAGATCGAAGAGAAAGGTCAAGGGACAGACGACATGACAGGAGATCTCCATCTTATGAAAGAAATGGGTCAAGGTCAAGAGACAGACGACGTAGGTCACACTCTGATGATCGCAGGGATTCACGCTCAAGGGAGAGGAGACATCATAGGGACTCGCACTCGAGAGAGAGGAGAAGCTCAAGGGAGAAGTCTCGAGATGACTCGGCTGACAGGTCAAGACACAGGTCACACAGAAGGTCACCTTCTCCGCCGACTCGACAGGAAGACAAGATCAGCAGTACCAGCGTCGCAACAGGTGCTAGCACACGGCCGCCAACTAATATGACACTAGCAGAGAAAAAGAAGCTGCAGTGGGATAGAGAAAGAG CTGAGTCACAGGTAGGATACACTCCGTGGGGAAGGCCCGGTGCAGGAGCACCCCTGAGGTCAAAGTCCGGGAAACTAGCAGCGGACTACAGAGCTAGACAG GTGGTCAACAAG GAAAATTATCCAGATACAATTAATGAAGAATTGGACACCATCAATCAAAATAGTTCCCAGAATGCATCTGAGGCCACCAAAACAAGACGGGAGAGAAAAGAGAGTCAGAGGGAGGAGATCCAGAGGAATGAACAGCTCGCTCCAAGTCAGTCCAATCGTAATGTCCCAGCAGCCATGAGAAGTTCTTTCGTTTTCGGG CAAATTGCTCCAGATTCTGATAGATTTGAGAATACTAAAGAACAGGAGCGCCAACAATGGCTGAAAGATCTTG AAAGGCAAAGAGAGGAAAAGCGTGAACAACAGATCAAAGACTACGAGAACACGTTGAAGGGGACCAACACCTGGGCGGACAAGTTCAGCAATGATTACAGACCTGCCCGGCTACCCGAGCAGCCCCCAGAGTCCGTCCGCCGGGATGATGTGGGGGGCGGGGTGGAGGCGGCCCGTATCAGCAGTGCCCCGGTCAATGTGGGACAGTCACAGGACGACGACGACGAAGACAA AACTTACATCCGCGGCCAGAATGTTTACATGGATCCAGTCACAAAGAAAGAGTTGGAGGACAAGAGACTGAGGCAGTTAGAGCATCAG AAAGCTGTAATGGAGCAGGTTCAAGAGaaacaaagacaaaaacaaCTGGAGCGTGAACGCAAGATGGCAGAGGATGCTGAGGAGGAGCGCAAGCTTCAGGCGGAGCGTGACCGCCTCCAGAGACAGTTTGAAGTGGACCAGAGCAAGCTCAAAGTCAGAGAG ATGAAGAGACAGGAAGAGGTAGAGAGGCTGAAGGCGGCCATGGATGAGGCGCATGAGAAGGCCATGAGGGAGAAATACTCACGCAAAATGCAGCACCTGGAGCAGGGCGGCCATGACACCACCCAACTGAAGGCCCACCTGGCAG CTGTTCTGGGTGGAGAATCTACAGAGAGAG AGGCTCCAACAAATCGGCAAGGTCATGAGACACTACGGAATACACAATCTATAG CAAAAATCACTCCAAGAGGGGGCGAATTTAGAGACCCAAGAGGAGACCCGACCCATATCGTACCCTCTCAGGTCCCCGGCTTAGACCTAGAGTTGTCCCCCCGCCTGTTGGGACCCCCAACGGCTCAGTATACACAGAAGGACTCGTACCATGAACCTCACTACACAGAGAACCGGGTGCTGACCCCCAACAAGTACAGGCACCACGGCCACACTGCAGAGTTCGGCACTCAAACTGGTATGAAAGTTGGTGATGAGGTGGACACTGACAGAGATG AGGGGCCTGGGGTTCCCATAGAAACCAAGAGGGAGGTCACAGACGCGGGCATAATGTACAAGTTTGTAAACAACAAAAGAGTCAGAGTCAAGAGTGCTCCCAAAGAGGAGCTACAGAAAAACCGGGAACCGCCGGAAAATCCAAAGAAGAGAAAGGCCGAGAAAAACAAAGGGAAGAAACTCTGGAACTACCAGAACAAGGCACTGAAAAAGCCCGTAAAGCAGTCGGAGAGAGACCCACTGTATGAGAAGAAGAAAGAGGAGAGTAGGATTCGTCGACAACATCGGGAACAGCAACTAAGGGAAATGGTGGAGAAAAATCGGGACATTATACCCACGGAGAGGCACACCAGGACCCCGGGACACTCCCGAGATCACTCCCCCGTGTCTGATGGAGGCCGCACACCACGGAGCACAATGAAAGAATACAGTGCTTACAGTGTGAGGAGGGCCAAGTCCCACTCACCCGACAGGAGTGAATCTAGAACAGCCACTAGAACAATCGAAAGGGCAGAGTCCCCCATAAACAGGAAGTCCCCTGTCAGCCATCATTCAATCTCCCCTGCACCCTCAGGGAGAAGATCTCCGCCTATTCCCGCACTGAGGTATAGGGGCTCTGACAGGAATTCCAACTATTTGCCCATAGACTATGATCCAGTGGGATTGGGAACTAGAATAGTGAGCAAGTATAACGATACTGATCCACTAGAAATCCCAGTGGGTAACAGTCAGTTTGTGGCATATCACAGAACGGTCGATATTCTGGACCCTGCAAAGGCCACCTCTCCCATGCCTCTCTCTCGAGAGGCAACCCAAGTGGCCAATGCAAGAAAAGCTTACATCAAGGGCATGAAGCCTGGTAACTATGGCAACAGGGTAGACAACTACCAGGACAGGATGAGGATGCCTAACGAACAGAGGCGAAAA GACCCCATCCTGGATCCCTCACTAGTCACAGATCATCCAACCCAGAGGCAGGATGCCATTTTACAACAACTCTCAACAATGAGGGAG aaCTTAATGCAGAGACAGCGAGAACTCGAGACCTTCTCCCCTACAGATCTGGAATAG